Genomic segment of Ralstonia pickettii:
GTAGTCGGGCGGGTATTTGCGGATGACGTCCCAGGTGGAGAAGCGCTCCGCGTGGCGGCGCCGGTTGTGCTTCCACAGCCATTCGTAGACGCAGTTGTGGAAGTAGTAGTACTCGAGGTGCTTGAATTCGGTCTTGGCGGCGGAAAAAAGTTCTTCCACGCGCTTGATGTGGTCGTCCATCGAGCCGCCCACATCCATCAGCATCAGCACCTTGACGTTGTTGTGCCGCTCGGGGCGCATCTTGATGTCGAGCATGCCGGCGTTGGCAGCGGTGGAGTGGATGGTGTCGTCCAGGTCCAGCTCGATGTCGGCACCATCACGCGCGAACTTGCGCAGGCGGCGCAGCGCCACCTTGATGTTGCGGGTGCCGAGTTCAACGGTGTCGTCGTAGTCCTCGTACGCGCGCGCTTCCCATACCTTGACCGCAGTGCGGTTGCCCTTCGATGGCCCGCCGATGCGGATGCCTTCCGGGTTGTAGCCGCCGTGCCCGAACGGCGACGTGCCACCCGTCCCGATCCACTTGTTGCCGCCTTCGTGACGCTCGTGCTGCTCGTTCAGCAGTTCTTTCAGCCGCTCCATCAGTTTGTCGAGGCCGCCCATGACCTCGATCTTGGCTTTCTCCTCGGGCGAGAGTTCGCGCTCCAGCTTCTTGGTGAGCCAATCCAGCGGAATGTCCGCACGCCAATCGACCGCACCTTCCACGCCCTTGAAGTAGGCGCCGAACGCTTGGTCAAACTTGTCGAAGTGCTTTTCGTCCTTCACCAGCGTCATGCGCGCCAGGAAGTAGAACTCGTCGAGCGACGGCGCGATGACCTGCTGCTTGAGCCCTTCCAGCAGCGTTAGGTATTCCTTGACCGAGACCGGCAGCTTGGCGTGCCGCAGCGTGAAGAAGAAATCGATGAGCATGGTGGTCCTCCGGCGCTCAAGCGCGCGGTTGCTCGAGCTTGTATTGCAGATGGCGTTTCACGGTCAGCCATTCCGATTCGATGATCGAAAACACGACCGTGTCGCGGAAGCTGCCGTCCGGCATGCGCTGGTGATTGCGCAGCACGCCGTCCTGCTTGGCGCCCAGCCGGGCGATGGCCGCGCGGCTCTGGTGATTCATCCAGTGTGTGCGGAATTCCACCGCAATGCAGCGCAGTGTCTCGAATGCGTGCGTGAGCAGCAGCAACTTGCATTCGGTGTTGACGGCCGTGCGCTGTACGGATTTGGCGTACCACGTGTGGCCGATTTCGAGCCGGCGGTTAGCTTCGTCGACGTTGAAGAGGCGCGTCGCACCGACCACCTTGCCGGGCTGTCCGTCACGCATATCGCGCACGACAAACGGCATCGCGCCGAGGCGTTCACGCATGTCCAGCGCAATGGCCAGCCACTCGCCGGTCTTGTCGGGCGACGGGACGGACGTGTACCAAAGCTTCCACAGCTCGCCATCGGCGGCCGCGGCGCGCACTTCGTCCTCGTGCTCCGGGCCGAGCGGCTCCAGCCAGGCGTGCTGGCCGGACAGCGTGACAGGCTCGATCAGGCGCGGCATGGTGGTGGCTCGCTCAGCGGTTGGCGCGGTTCATGAATACCAGGCGCTCGAACAGGTGTACGTCCTGTTCGTTCTTGAGCAGCGCCCCGTGCAGCGGCGGAATGGCGGCGTTCTTGTCCTGGCTGCGCAGCGATTCCGGCGGAATGTCTTCGGCCAGCAGCAGCTTGAGCCAGTCGATCAGCTCCGACGTCGACGGCTTTTTCTTCAGCCCCGGCAGGTTGCGCATCTCGTAGAACGCATCCAGCGCAGCCTTGACCAGCGCCGGCTTGATACCCGGGTAGTGCACATCGACGATCGCCTGCATCGTCTCGGCATCGGGAAACTTGATGTAGTGGAAGAAGCAGCGGCGCAGGAACGCGTCGGGCAATTCCTTCTCGTTGTTCGACGTGATGATCACCAGCGGGCGGTGCTTGGCGCGGATGGTTTCGCGCGTTTCGTACACGTAGAACTCCATGCGATCCAGTTCGCGCAGCAGATCATTGGGGAATTCGATGTCGGCCTTGTCGATCTCGTCGATCAGCAGCACGACAGGTTCGTCCGCCTCGAAGGCCTGCCACAACACGCCCTTGACGATGTAGTTGCGGATGTCGTGCACTTTGTCATCGCCGAGCTGCGAGTCGCGCAGGCGCGAGACGGCATCGTATTCGTACAAGCCCTGCTGGGCCTTGGTGGTCGACTTCACGTGCCACTGCAACAGCGGCATACCCAGTGCGGCGGCCACTTCCTCGGCCAGCATGGTCTTGCCTGTGCCCGGCTCGCCCTTGATGAGCAGCGGCCGCTGCAGCGTCATCGATGCGTTGACGGCAAGCTTGAGGTCATCGGTGGCGACGTACTGGTCAGAGCCTTCGAAGCGTGTGCGCTGGTCGGATGGGGCAGGCGAGGTGGTGATGTTCATCGTGCAAGCCTACTGAGCGGTAAAAGATTTGGAAACGGCCAGTATAAGAGCATTTGGGTGTTTGACGCCGAACGCCAGCGGGGCGCGCGCGCCGTGCCATTCCTTGCTGTCAAGTCACGGGAGCCCTAACTGGACTGGCAAAAAAACGGTGCGGTACAATGCGCCGGTTTGACGCACCTCAAATGACCGTCTTCTGGCTTGTTGCCAACGGCGGGTGAATGCGCCCAGCGAGACAGCCGGCTGAGACGAGCCAAGCCGGCAGGGCGAGCAGGATTCTGAAACTCCACGCTTAAGAACGAGATGAAAAAGATCCTCACCATGGTGGCCGCATTGGGCACGTTAGGCGCACTGTTCGCCGCACCCAGCAGCGCCGCCGCAGCCGACGTCCAGGGCAACGCTGCCGCCGCGGAAAACAAGGTCGCCATGTGTATCGGCTGCCATGCCATCCCCGATTACAAGGCGTCGTTCCCCGAGGTGTATCGCGTGCCCTATCTGGGCGGCCAGAACGCCAAATACATTGAAAGCGCGCTGCATGCGTATCAGAAGGGTGACCGCAAGCACCCGACCATGCGCGCCATCGCCGGGTCGCTGACTGACCAGGACATCGCCAACCTCGCCGCCTACTACGCGGCGCAGACGCCGGCCACCCAAAACAATCCGCAGAAGTGACGAGGAACAATATGAAGAAGATCTCGCTCGCAATCTCGTTCAATCTGGGCGCGCTGATGCTGGCAGCCGCTGTGTCTGCGCAGGCTGCCGATATTGAAAAGGGCAAGCAACTGGTGGAGAAGGGCGCTTGCGTGGCCTGCCATGGCGCCGGCCTGAACGCTCCGATCTCGCCGGACTATCCGAAGCTCGCAGGCCAGCACGGCGATTACATCTATCACGCGCTGCTGGCCTATCAGACCAGCAACAACCCGCTGGTGGGCCGCAGCAACGCCATCATGGCGGGCCAGGTCAACAGCAACCCCGCCACCATCGGTGCCGACGGCAAGCCGCGTCCCTTTACGCAGGCTGAGCTGAAGGACATTGCTGCGTACATCGAATCGCTGCCGGGCTCGCTGGTGCTCAAGAAGTAATGCGGCATCGCCGGTAAAGAAAAACCGCTCTTCGGAGCGGTTTTTTGTTGGCTTCAGATTCAGCGGGCGGTGGCGCGCTTGCGCACGCACTCGATATAGGCGTCGCCGTCGGGCGGCAGGCCCGTGCGCTGCGCCGTCCAGAGCATCTGGCCAAGGCATTCCATCACCTGGTGCTGCGCCTCATGCGGCGAGTCGAGCCGCTGGGCCAGCGCTTCATACGCAGCGCGAATGCCGCGCGGCTGATCCACCGACACCTGCTCGCTGATCGACAGGTGCATCGACAGGTGGAGGAACGGGTTGCTCTGTCCGCTTTCCGGCGTGTAGTCGCGGGCGAGCGCTTCTTCGCCGGCCTCCAGGGTGTCGTGGTATTCGGGATGCTGCAGCATCCAGTCGAGCGCCATGGCCTCGAGCGGCGTGAGGATTTCTGCCTGGCGGTGCTTGCGCCATGCGCCACAGAAGAATTGACGGACTTCGTCGCGGGATGGATTGAACATGATTTCAACATTGTACCGGCGCGCCTTGACGCCTGCCGGCAGCTTGGCGAGACGGCAACGCTACAATGGCGCCCCCATCTCCAGACGGCGACCCCAACAAGAACGCCGCATGCCATGAGACAACCGATCACTTCCTCCCTCGCTGCGCGCGCCGCCGACAAGCTCCTAGGCGTGCTGCTGATCGCCGTGTCCGCCGCATCCTTCGGCGCGATGGCCATCTTCACGCATTACGCCTATGCGAGTGGCGCCAACGTGGTGGGTCTGCTGATCGTGCGCTTTGTGATCGCGGCCGCGGCGCTGATGGTCGTGATGCGAGTCCGCCGCATCGGCATACCGCCGTGGTCGCGCGTAGCGGGGCTGGCGGCCATGGGCGGCATCGGCTATGCCGGACAGTCGTTCGCGTTTTTCACGGCGTTGAACTACGCACCGGCCAGCCTGGTGGCGCTGCTGCTGTATCTGTATCCGATGTTCGTCACGGTGCTGGCGGCGATTTTCCTGCGCGAGCGGCTGACCACCACGGCGATCATCGCGCTGGTGCTGTGCTCGGTCGGGGCGGGGCTGACGGTGGGCGGTGCGGGCCTGTCGGGCGGCAGCCTTCTCGGCATCGGGCTGGGCGTGGCCTCGGCGGTCATTTACTCGATCTACATCACGGTCGGTGCCCGTGTGACGCGCGGGCTCGATCCACTGGCGTGCACGACCGTCATCTGTACCGCTGCGGCCGTCGTGTACACGGGGATGGCGTTGCTCGGTGCACCGGCGCATCTGCCGGGCACGTTCAGCGGCTGGGCCGCGGCGCTGGCCATTGCAGGCTTGTCGACGGTGGTGGCTATCCTGACGTTCTTTGCCGGCCTGCAGAAACTGGGGGCGGCGCAGGCGTCGATGCTGTCGACGCTGGAGCCGGTGGTGACCGTGCTGCTCGCGGCGTTGCTGCTCGGCGAGTCGATCGCGCCCATGCAGGTGACAGGCGGCGCATTGATCCTGGCGGGCGTGCTGTGGTTGACCCGTGCAGATGCCAAGCCTGCCGGTCACAGCGCGGACGAAATGGCCTGAAGCGGAATCTTCACGCCCCCAAAAAAACCGCCCAGCAAGAACTGGGCGGTTTTGCTTTCGGCCTTCAGTCGGTTACTTCTTTGGGCCGCTCGGCAGGCGTTGCAGGCTCTGCACCCGCATCAGGGCCGGACGATCGGCCATCACGCCATCGTAAAACGAAGCCAGGTCGCCCTTGAGTGCGGTGCGCGACGCATCGTTCAGATAGATCATGTGGCCCGACGGATAGTTCTTGATCGTCAGGTTCTTCGCCTTGAGTGTCGGATCGAGCGGCATTTGCGCCAACGTCAGCTCGGTCTGGTGGAACGGCGTGACGGCGTCGAAATAGCCGCTCGCCTGCAGCACCTTCAGGTCGGGGTTCAGGCTCATCGTCGCGGCCAGGTCGCCAGCCGTGTACAGCGTATTGCCGCCGCCCTTGTTGGCACCCGTCGGGTCGATGTGACTGAAGTTCCAGTTGTTGAACACGGCGTCGTTCAGGTCCACGAACGAGGAGGTCGACGTGTACTTGAGCTGGGTGTTCAGGTAGCTGTTCCACAGCACCGTATACGCGCCCCCGATGTTCGAGATCGACGGATCGTTGCTGCCCGAGTTCGGCAGGATGAACGGCGCAATGCCCTGGCCCGTGTAGTTGGCGCGGCCGTCATACTGGCCGATCTGGATGCCCGGGTTGAGCGTCAGGAAGAACGTGTACGGCGGGTTGTTGTTCTGCGACGGAACATTGCCCAGCGCTGCCGGATTGCCGAACGTCTGGATCAGCGAGACCGGATCAGTGCCGATGTACGAGCCCATCGTCTGCGCCGTCGCCAGGTTCAGGTTCAGACGGACGTTGACGAACCCGCCATCTGCGGCGCTCGGTGCTTGTGCCAGCGGGGCGAGCGTGTTGTCGGCGTAGTTGCGGGCCTGGACCATGTAGCTGTCGAGGTCCGTCGGTGCCGGGTTGAGCGTCGTCTTCTTCCAGTAGAAGGCGTCGGCGGCCAGCGTCGGGAAAGTACCGACGGCCGAGAGCGCATTCGCGTAGTCGAGGATCGACGATTGCAGCGTGATCCCGTTCAGCTCGATGCCGTCTTCATGCAGCACCCATGACAGCACCGCACTGCGCGCCGTGCCATACGACTCGCCATACAGGAACTTGGGCGAATTCCAGCGCGAGTTCTTCGTCAGGTAGCGCTGGATGAAGCGGTCGATGGAGCGGGCGTCTTGGTCGGTGCCCCAGAAGTCTTTGTTCTTGGCCGGGGCGATGGCCGCCGAGTATCCGGTGCCCACGGGGTTGATGAACACGAGATCGGAGCGGTCGAGCAGGCTGTCCGGGTTGTCGGGCAACTTGTACGGTGCAGGCGGTGTGAAATTCGGGAACGACGACTGCAGCCGCTTCGGGCCGAACGAGCCCAGCAGCAGGAACACCGACGACGAGCCGGGGCCGCCGTTATAGAAGAACGTCACCGGACGTGGCTTTGCCGGATCGGGGTTGTCTTGCGTGTAGGCCACGTAGAACATCGTGGCGTTCGATTGCGACGTGACCGGGTCGATGGTCGTCAGGTGGCCCGCGGTGGCCGTATAGGCGATGCTCTTGCCGCCGATTGTCACCGTGTGGTGCGTGATGGCCGCACTTTCGCCAGGATCGGCGGCAAGCGCGTCGTTGGGCCCGGTGCCGTAGACGTTCGGGTCGACGTAGGGCTGGTCGGGCGGCACGGCGGCCGTCACCGGCTGTGTGGTTGCGTTGCCGGCGTTGGCGGCAACGCCGCTGGGGTTGGCCGTGGCGGACGAGTCTCCGCCGCCGCAACCCGTCATCAGCACGGCGGACAGCGCCGCGGCCGCAAACGATACACCAAGGGTCCGGGACAAACCTGCAAAATCACTGGTCGATAACCTGGATTTTTTCATGGCGATAATGGCCTTTTTCAGGGTGACGAACGCCATCACTTAAAACGTGTGGTTTTAAGTGGGCTCCATATTCGCTTTGCGTTTTTTCATTTCTATGCGACGCGAAACGAATATTCTGATTTCCCGCCTTGTTTGCGGAAATTAATGCAATTGTTATTTATTCGGCAAAAGAAGCCCCTGAAATCCAAGCGGATCTCAAAAACAGATGGATTGCGGGGTCAAGCCCTCAAGGCTTTTGCGCAAAGCTTGGCAAGGGCTGTGCGAAAACATGGAGATGAACGGAGCCGCGCGCCCTTTTTAAAACAAGGCGCGAATCCGATACGTCCAACCCTGCGGGTAATGCAATGACGAACGAAAAAGTAGTTCGTAAGCAAACCGTTGTAAAGGGCTGTTTTTCATCGTGTGCGATGGACTGTAAAAATGGCCATGTCAATGCGGTGGTGCATCGCAGTAAGTGCGATTAAATACAAAGAAGGCATGTCGGTTTTTCTCAAGCCACTGGGCTGCTGACGGCGCCCAGGGTGTCCATCCGGGGCGTGCGGGTGTCCGGCGCACGCGGATATGGCGCATTACAATGCGGTCCTCAACTTTTTCCGGAGCACCTTGCAATGCCGATGCTTGAACCGTCCGCGCTGGACCAACTGTTCCACGCAGCCCGTACCCACAACGTGTGGCTGGACAAGCCGGTCGATGACGAACTGCTGCACACGCTGTATGACACCGTGAAGTACGGCCCGACCGCTGCGAACAGCACGCCGGCCCGTTTCGTATTCGTCAAGAGCGCTGCTGCCAAGGAGCGTCTGATTCCATGCATGTCGGCCGGCAATCAGGAAAAGACCCGCCAAGCGCCCGTGGCCGTGATCGTCGCGTACGACACGCAGTTCCACGAGCAACTGCCCAAGCTGTTTCCGCACGCCGATGCACGTTCCTGGTACGCCGGCGACCAGGCCAAGATCAACGCCGCCGCGCTGATGAACGGCTCGTTGCAGGGCGGCTATCTGGTGCTTGCTGCCCGTGCGCTCGGTCTGGACTGCGGCCCGATGGCCGGCTTCGATGCCGACAAGGTGAACGAGACGTTCTTCCCCGATGGTCAGTGGAAGGTCAACTTCATCATGAACATCGGCTACGGTGACGCCGAGAAGCTGCACCCGCGCAACCCGCGCCTGTCGTTCGAAGAGGCGTGCAAGATCCTTTGATCGACGACCGGTCGCACAAAGAAAACGGGGACTCGCATCAGACGGTGCAGTCCCCGTTTTTCATTCCTTCGGCGCTGGCGTCTTCGGCCTGAATTCACACAGCGGCTCGATCGCGCAATGCCAACACTCGGGCTTGCGCGCCTTGCACACATAGCGCCCATGCAGGATCAGCCAGTGGTGCGCGTCCTGCCGAAACGCTTCCGGCACCACCTTGAGCAGCTTCAGCTCGACTTCGAGCACGTTCTTGCCGGGCGCCAGCCCGGTGCGATTGGCCACGCGAAAAATGTGCGTGTCGACCGCGATCGTCGGCTCACCAAAGGCCGTGTTCATCACCACGTTGGCGGTCTTGCGGCCCACGCCCGGCAGCTCTTCGAGCGCGGCGCGGTCACGCGGCACTTCACCGCCGTATTGGTCGAGCAGGATGCGGCACGTCTGCAGGATGTGCTTGCACTTGGTCCGATATAGCCCGATGGTCTTGATGTATTCGGTGATGCCTTCCTCGCCGAGCGCCAGCAGCTTGGCGGGTGTATTGGCCACGGGAAACAGCTTGCGCGTCGCCTTGTTCACGCCAACGTCGGTCGCCTGTGCCGAGAGCAGCACCGCGATCAGCAGTTCGAACGGCGTGGTGTATTCCAGCTCGGTGGTCGGCGTCGGGTTGTTCTCGCGCAGGGTCTCGAAGATGGCGTGGCGCTTGGCAGGATTCATCGTCGGGCTGGGTTCAGTGGGCGTCTGCGTCGGGTTTGGTGCTCTGTTCGATCTGGCTGGCGATGCGCTTGCGGCGGGCTTCGGCCTCGTCGATCTGGGCTTGCACGTCCGCCGTCACGTTGGTCACGTTGCGTGGACCTTGTCCGCGCGCGGCCATCTCGGCCTGCTTCTGGCGCGCCCGTTCAATGGCGGCCTGGATGATCGCCTTCTTGCGCGCTTGCGCGGCAAGCTCAGCCTCATCGGCCGGTTGTTCAGCGCCGAGGGCAGCGAGTTTGGCCGCTGCCTTGGCGGCGAGGCGCGCTTCGTTCTCGGCTTGTTCGCGCTTGAGGCGCGCGTTGCGGAAGACGTAGCGGTCCCGCGCGACATCGGCCTGTTGCTGGCTCCACGCATCCCAGCCCGTGCGTTCGCCAGTGACAGGGATCATGTCGATGCAATCGACAGGGCAGGGGGGCACGCAGAGGTCGCAACCGGTGCACCAGTCCTCCAGCACCGTGTGCATCGCCTTGGGCGCGCCCACGATGGCGTCGACCGGGCACGCCTGAATGCACAGCGTGCAACCGATGCAGCGTTCCGGGTCGATGACTGCGATGGCGCGAGGCTGTTCGATGCCGTTGGACGGGTCCAGCGGCAGCAGTTCGCCTGTGCGGCCAAGTGCGTCGGACAGCCGGCGAATACCTTCCGCCCCGCCAGGTGGGCAACGGTTGGGGAGCGCCTCGCCGCTGGCCATGGCTTCCGCGTAGGGACGGCAGCCGTTGTAGCCGCACTTGGTGCATTGCGTTTGCGGCAAGAGGTTTTCGAGCCGGTCGGCCAAGGATGCGGCCACTGCGGGGACCAAGGAAACCACGATGGGACTTGTCGTTTGAATAGTCTGCCATTATCGCCGATTTGGCCCCTGCGCAAGGCGTGCATGCCCTGACATCGCATACGGCGGGCATGTCTTGACCGTATGACATAATTCCTGCGTTCTAAACGGACCGACGTGCCATGCCGTCTCACCCAGCCGCGCCACTCGCCGACATCGAAGCCGATGCTCACGGCGAATCCGCCGCACCCCGCACGCGTCGCGACCCCGCCGGCACGCGCCGACGCATCCTTGCTGCTGCAATCGAGGAGTTTGCGCGCGGTGGATTTGCCGGCGCGCGCGTCGACGCCATCGCCCGGCGCGCCGAGACCAACGAGCGCATGCTGTATTACTACTACGGCAGCAAGGAAAAACTCTTCCTGACCGTGCTCGAGCACATGTATTTCCGCTTCAAAGAGGCGGAAGAGCAGGTACAGATCGAGTCGTCGGACCCGCGTGAGGCGGTCATCCAGCTTGCGCGGTTCGTCTGGGATTTCTATTACGAGAACCCCGAGTTCATCCGCTTGCTCAACAGCGAAAACCTGCACGAGGCGCGGCATCTGAAGACCTCGCCGCACTTGGGCGAGCTGGTCAACCCGGTCATCGAGGTGCTGCGAGGTGTGGTGGAGCGCGGCCGGCGCGCCGGCATCTTTCGCGACGACGTCGATGTGTCGCGTCTGTATCTGACGATCTCGGCGCTGGGCTATTACGTGCTGTCCAACCGTTACACGATCAGTGCCGTGGTGGGGCGCGACATTGCCTCTGCCGACGAGCACGAAGCCTTCGCGCAACTGCATATCAAGATGCTGCTGGCGTATCTGGATCGGCCCAAGGGCTGATCGGCGAAAGTATCGTCGCGCAACAAAAAGCCTCGCAACTGCGAGGCTTTTTGTTGGGTGCTCCAGGCTCAGGCGACGGCCTTGATGCGCGGTGCGGTTTCTTCGTTGCGGCGGATGAAATCACGCAACTGCGGATACACCTGCTCGCGCCAGCGGCGGCCCGAGAAGATGCCGTAGTGCCCGCACTTGGGCGCCGTCAGATGTTGCTTGCGCGTGCTCGGGATGCCGGTGCACAGGCCATGTGCGGCTTCGGTCTGGCCGCTGCCGGAGATGTCGTCCAATTCGCCTTCGATGGTGAAGAGCGCGGTGCTCTTGATGTCCTGCGGACGCACCGGCTTGCCTTCCACCACCCACGTGCCGTTGGCCAGGTGGAACTCCTGGAATACGTCGCGGATGGTCTCCAGGTAGTACTCGGCGGCCATGTCCAGCACAGCGTTGTACTCGTCGTAGAAGCGTACGTGGGCCTCAGCGTCTTCCGTGTCGCCCTCGATCAGGTTCAGGTAGTAATCGTAGTGCGATGACAGGTGGCGGTCCGGGTTCATCGCGACGAAGCCGGCGTGCTGCAGGAAGCCCGGATACACCTTGCGGCCGTGGCCCGGATAGTTGGCGGGCACCGTGTAGATCACGTTGTTTTCGAACCAGCTATGCGCCTTGTTCGTCGCAAGCGAGTTGACGGCGGTCGGGCTCTTACGTGCGTCGATGGGGCCGCCCATCATGGTCATCGTGCGCGGCGTCTTCTCGCCGTCCGAAGCCATCAACGAGATGGCGGCCAGGACGGGCACGGTCGGTTGGCACACCGAGATCACGTGCAGCTTGTCGGCGCCAATGTGATTGATGAATTCGCGGATGTAGTTGATGTAGTCCGACAGGTGGAACGCACCTTCTTCAATCGGCACCATGCGTGCGTCGATCCAGTCGGTCACGTACACCTTGTGATCCTGCAGCAGCGTGCGCACGGTGTCGCGCAGCAGCGTGGAGTGATGGCCAGACAGCGGCGCACACACCAGCACAACCGGCTCATCCTTGAGCAGCTTGATGGTCTCGGCGTCGTCGGCGTAGCGCTTGAAGCGGATGAGGCGGCAGAACGGCTTCTCGATGATGGTCTGCTCGACGATCGGAATGTCGCGGCCGTTGGATTTGACGGAGCGGATGCCGAATTCCGGCTTTTCGTACTCTTTGCCCAGGCGATACAGCAGTTCGTAGCCCGCAGCGTAGCGTTGGGCGCCCGGCATCAGAGACAGCGGACTCAGGGGGTTGGTGAAGGTCTTGGCAGTTGCCTGGGCCCAAGCCGTCATGGGGCTGAGCAGGGCGCGCTGGAATTCGTGAAGCTGGTAAAGCATGGCTGGACCGGTCTGTGGTGGCGAGGGCAACGCAAACGATTATGCACCTGAGTGCAGGTTACTGCGATGCAGCATAAACCCTGATACGAGAGTGTTGCGCTGCTTCTATGATGCGCCCGTGTCAGTCTATTCCCATGCAGCAAAAAAGCGGCCGAAGCCGCTTTTCTTTTTGCAATTGCCTGTAGGGCGTGACGCCTACCGCACCTTACAGCACATCTGCAATGGCGTTCACCACGGCGTCGATGTTGTGGGTGTTC
This window contains:
- a CDS encoding polyhydroxyalkanoate depolymerase; translation: MLYQLHEFQRALLSPMTAWAQATAKTFTNPLSPLSLMPGAQRYAAGYELLYRLGKEYEKPEFGIRSVKSNGRDIPIVEQTIIEKPFCRLIRFKRYADDAETIKLLKDEPVVLVCAPLSGHHSTLLRDTVRTLLQDHKVYVTDWIDARMVPIEEGAFHLSDYINYIREFINHIGADKLHVISVCQPTVPVLAAISLMASDGEKTPRTMTMMGGPIDARKSPTAVNSLATNKAHSWFENNVIYTVPANYPGHGRKVYPGFLQHAGFVAMNPDRHLSSHYDYYLNLIEGDTEDAEAHVRFYDEYNAVLDMAAEYYLETIRDVFQEFHLANGTWVVEGKPVRPQDIKSTALFTIEGELDDISGSGQTEAAHGLCTGIPSTRKQHLTAPKCGHYGIFSGRRWREQVYPQLRDFIRRNEETAPRIKAVA